One window of Triplophysa rosa linkage group LG10, Trosa_1v2, whole genome shotgun sequence genomic DNA carries:
- the ak7b gene encoding adenylate kinase 7, which yields MTEETLQNSKRVFISNLNTYSSKYIAKFLNSCLVGASLVDTDPDAEKEEDTLHDGHSEIKETTFQIVGSVSNPTEEKCGYIEEEYSSCEREDLLHHLMKCDVIIYNISQHPDQIAEAQWAVSALHEEMDTFSEPKMFILVSSIMTWAMTTPADKDDPEIPFTEGHYRRRKSHPNFQDHISLEKLVVKLGKTKSSQFSTYVVASGLQYGMGEHIFHLFFKMSWLGEVPKVPVFGDGSNIVPTIHISDLAGIIQNVIDHKPGSHYIVAVDDSKNTMENIIKAISFALGSGKTQKVSREDIFLEQDLTQTDIDSLFVNLRVEAPYLKENFHVQWVSEAGIIENIEQITEEYRQNRGLPPTRICILGPPAVGKSTVAEMICKHYQLHHIKLKETLTETLHNLEVSVQMEDLEDDPSEAQEFLDTLKENMNLNGGRLDDQYVLRIIRDKLKTKPCMNQGFVLDGFPKTYEQAKELFKSDEDHEDLESKCEEKIIPEFVFSLNATDVFLKNRVLNLPESLVEGTSYSPEQFLQRLARFRERNVEDETILNYFEDLEIHPELFEITSNDDNEYLMVTEKISRKVGKPKNYSLNSEEVEEAERRQAEEQLKKQQAQMSELQEKEEAQSRAQCWDEWNQRLEEVKRQEHELLESQTAPMRDYLMRAVMPTLTQGLIECYRTLPDDPIDFLAEYLLKNNPEA from the exons ATGACAGAGGAGACGCTGCAAAACTCCAAACGGGTTTTCATTAGCAATCTTAATACATACTCGTCGAAATATATCGCAAAG TTTTTAAACTCATGTTTAGTTGGTGCGTCTCTTGTGGACACTGATCCTGACGCAGAGAAAGAGGAGGACACATTGCATGATGGGCATTCAGAAATCAAAGAGACCACCTTCCAGATTGTGGGGAGTGTTTCCAACCCAACGGAAGAGAAGTGTGGATACATTGAAGAAGAGTACAgt AGCTGTGAGCGTGAAGACCTTCTCCATCATCTGATGAagtgtgatgtcatcatttataatatttctCAGCATCCTGATCAGATAGCTGAAGCACAGTGGGCCGTCTCGG CTCTTCACGAGGAAATGGACACATTTTCTGAACCAAAGATGTTCATCCTTGTGTCATCCATCATGACATGGGCTATGACTACACCAGCTGATAAA GATGATCCAGAGATTCCTTTTACAGAAGGCCATTACCGGAGAAGAAAATCACACCCCAACTTCCAGGATCACATCAGTTTGGAGAAACTTGTTGTCAAATTAGGCAAAACT AAAAGCTCCCAGTTCTCCACATATGTGGTTGCATCGGGGCTACAATATGGAATGGGAGAACACATCTTTCACCTCTTTTTTAAG ATGTCATGGTTGGGTGAAGTCCCGAAGGTGCCTGTTTTTGGAGATGGCTCAAATATTGTTCCCACTATTCACATCAGTGATCTGGCAGG GATCATCCAAAATGTCATTGATCACAAGCCAGGGTCACACTACATTGTTGCTGTTGATGACTCCAAAAACACAATGGAGAATATCATCAAG GCAATATCTTTTGCACTCGGgtcaggaaaaacacagaaagtttCAAGAGAGGACATTTTCCTCGAACAGGATCTTACG CAAACAGATATTGATTCTTTATTTGTCAACCTTCGAGTTGAAGCACCCTATCTAAAGGAGAATTTTCATGTCCAGTGGGTGTCTGAGGCCGGCATTATTGAAAACATTGAACAGATCACAGAAGAATACAGACAGAACAGGGGACTGCCG CCCACTCGTATCTGCATACTGGGACCTCCTGCTGTTGGGAAAAGCACCGTAGCAGAAATGATCTGCAAGCATTACCAACTTCATCATATTAAACTTAAGGAGACTCTAACTGAAACATTACACAACCTG GAAGTAAGTGTCCAGATGGAAGACCTGGAAGACGATCCGAGTGAAGCTCAGGAATTCCTGGACACTTTAAAGGAAAACATGAATCTGAACGGAG GACGACTGGATGACCAGTATGTTCTCCGTATTATAAGAGACAAACTCAAGACCAAACCTTGTATGAATCAAGGCTTTGTTTTGGATGGATTTCCAAAGACATATGAGCAGGCAAAGGAGCTATTTAAAA GTGATGAAgaccatgaagacttggaatcTAAATGTGAAGAAAAGATCATTCCAG AGTTCGTGTTCTCACTTAATGCCACTGATGTTTTCCTGAAAAACCGAGTTCTGAACCTACCAGAAAGTCTCGTAGAAGGAACCTCCTACAGCCCTGAACAGTTCCTTCAGCGCTTGGCCAGATTCAGAGAGAGAAATGTAGAGGATGAGACGATACTGAACTACTTTGAAGATCTTGAGATTCATCCTGAACTCTTTG AGATAACAAGCAACGATGACAATGAGTACTTGATGGTCACAGAGAAGATTTCTAGAAAAGTGGGCAAACCAAAGAACTACAGCCTAAACTCAGAGGAGGTGGAGGAGGCAGAGAGACGGCAAGCTGAGGAACAGTTAAAGAAACAGCAAGCACAGATGTCAGAACTCCAGGAGAAAGAGGAAGCCCAGAGCAGAGCTCAGTGCTGGGATGAGTGG aaTCAGCGTCTTGAAGAGGTTAAAAGACAAGAGCATGAACTGTTGGAGTCTCAGACAGCACCTATGAGGGATTACCTGATGAGGGCTGTTATGCCCACTCTCACCCAAGGGCTCATCGAATGCTATAGAACACTCCCCGATGACCCAATAGACTTCCTG GCCGAGTACCTTCTGAAAAATAACCCTGAAGCATAA